The sequence GCAGTTTTTCGCCCGAGCGGGGAATTGCGGCGCTTTCGGCGAAAGCGGGCTTTTTTGCTCTGCCGCGAGCATGGAGGTCAGAGCGACACTGCCCAGCGAGGTGCCGAGTCCGTAAACAAACTCCCGCCGCGTCGGCGCATGCAGCGCCCGCGTTCCTGCGCAGGGGAAAAAGGTCGATTTCATGTCAGTGAAGTGCTCTTCAGGACTAAACGGCATTCATGCGGCAAAATAGCGCTGAAGACTGACCTTGCGCCCCGGCGCTTTCCGTCTCCTTTCCAGGCCCTCATTACAACTATGAACGAAGCATTCCCTGACATCCAAAAAATCCAGTTCGAAGGCCCTAAGAGCCGCAATCCTCTCGCCTTTAAGCATTACAACGCAGACGAAGTCGTTGGCGGTAAGAAGATGCGTGATCACATGCGTTTCGGTGTGGCTTACTGGCATGCGATGCGCAATTCGCTCTCCGATCCCTTTGGCTCTGGCACCGCGCAGCGCCCCTGGGACGATGGCACGGACTCCGTGGCCAATGCACAGCGCCGTGTGTGGGCCTGCTTTGAGTTCATGGACAAGCTGGGAGTCGATTATTACTGCTTCCACGACCGCGATGTCGCTCCAGAGCTAGGCAGCCTCTCCGAGTCGAACAAAGCCTTCGATGCGGTGGCTGATGAACTCGAAAAAGCGCAGAAACAGACCGGAAAGAAGCTCCTCTGGGGCACCGCCTGCCTTTTCTCCCATCCACGTTATTGCCAAGGAGCCTCCACCAGCCCGAACGCGAACGTTTTCGCCTATGCCGCAGCGCAGGTGAAAAAGGCTATGGAAGTCACTCACCGCCTCGGTGGTGAGGGTTACACCTTCTGGGGTGGCCGCGAGGGCTATGCCACACTTTGGAACACGGATATGAAGCGTGAGGTCGATCACCTCGCGGCCTTCCTCCACATGGCAGTCGAGCATAAGAAGAAAATCGGCTACCAAGGCCCCTTCTACATCGAGCCAAAGCCACGTGAGCCCTCCACGCATCAGTACGACTCCGATGCGGCTGCATGCCTCAACTTCCTGCGTGAGCATGGTCTGATGGAGCACTTTAAGCTGAACATCGAGACCAATCACGCCACCCTAGCTGGTCACACCATGCGCCATGAGCTGCAAGTCGCCGCTGCAGCTGGTGCACTGGGCTCCATCGACGCGAATACGGGGGATGAGCTCATCGGTTGGGACACAGATCAGTTCCCCACCAATATCTATCTCACCACGCAGATCATGCTGGAGGTGCTGAAGATGGGGGGCTTCACTACGGGCGGTCTGAATTTCGATGCCAAGACCCGTCGCGAGTCCTTTGAGCCCGTCGATCTCTTCCATGCGCATATCGGCGGTATGGATGCCTTCGCACGCGGCCTGAAGATCGCCCACGCCATCATTGAGGACGGACGCCTTGATGGCATCATCAAGCAGCGCTACTCCACCTTCGATAGCGGCATCGGGGCCAAGATCGAGAAGGGCGAAGTCGGCTTCGCTGAGCTGGAGGCCTACACGCTCGCCAATGGAGAGCCCATGATCGCCAGCGGTCGCCAGGAGATGTGCGAAAATCTCATCAACGAATACCTCTGATCGCCGATTCATTCAGGAAGCCGCCAGCAGCGATGCTGGCGGCTTTTTGTCGTTTATGAAAGCACTTCGACGGTCAATTCAAAGCGGTGCGGACTGTGCTCATTCCCCAAGATGATGGTGTTGGTGCCATTTTGCAGCGTGGAGGCGATTTTTCCGCTATCGACGGAGATGTGCTCTCCGTTGACGTAGCTGCCCAGTTTGCTGCCACGGTCACGGAGGATAAAATGACCACTCTCAAAGTCGATTTCACAGTGATTCCGAGAGAGGTGATATGGAGCCACATCGTCGATGGAGAGTTCATTCCGCGCCAGAGAGCTCACCGCAGTGTCAAAATGCGAGCGCCCGATGCGGTAGGGGAGTTTGGTGATCGTCGCGTTTATCTCGCGGTGATCATAGCCCGTCTGATCATAGAGCGAGCCGATGCGCACGCGATAGACTGGCTCATGTGCGGAGGTTCCTTTTGAGCGGGCGGTGTGGCGGCTCCGCTGATCTGGAGCAGCAGGTCGGTTTTGCGAATACGATCAAAGAGTGTGGAAAGATAGGTGTGTAGGCGAGCAGGGTTTTGGAGGAAGTAGGACTCGAATTCGCTCTCCGTGATTGTCTCCACCAGGACGCTATCGAGCGCTGTCGCCGTCGCACTACGTGGGCGGTCCATGATCATGCCCATCTCGCCAAAGATCTCTCCAGGGCCGATTTTGGCGAGAGTTTGCTTTCCATGGGGTCCGAAAATACTGATCTCGACCTCTCCTTGTACGAGGTAATAGGCATCGTGGGATTTTTCACCTTCTTTGAAGATGATCTGACCAGGTTGGAAGTGTTCGGAGGGCATGGCTGGTCGATTTTAGGGCGAAGAGATGATTGTGGCAATGGCCGGACGTCGTTTTCTAAAGGGAGGGGGTGGGCATAACTTGCACAAAGTTCCCAAAGACGCTTTCCTGAATGATATGAACAGTGCTGATGCTTTTGCGACGACGCGTTGGAGTCTGATCCTTTCTGTGGGAGCCGGGGCAGTTGGTAGCTCGGATGCGGCACTCGAGGAGCTATGTCGCAGCTATTGGAAACCATTGTATGCGTTTGCGAGACGGCGCGGCTGCTCGCCTGAAGATGCGGAGGATGCGGTCCGGGGCTTTTTAGCCGAGCTTTTGCGCGGAAGCAGCTTGGCAGCAGTGGATCGAGCGAAAGGGCGGTTTCGCTCCTTTTTACTCAACGGAATGCAAAATCATTTGGCCAGTGAATGGGCTACACAGCAGCGGCAGAAGCGTGGTGGTGGCGCTGAAATCGTACCGCTGGAATTGGTGGATGCAGAAAGTGAGTTTCTCGCCCAAACGCGGAGTGAATATGAAACGGCTGAGCATGCCTTTGACCGTGCATGGGCACTAGCGCTGCTGGGGAGGGCGCGGGGGCGGTTACGTTTAGAGTGCGTGGCATCTGGTAAAGCGGCGGTGTTTGATGCCCTATTCCCGATACAGGCGAGCGAGGCGGGTGCGGATTATGCGACGCTGGGTGCACGTTTGAGTATTCCAGAGAGCACTCTACGCTCGACCGCGATGCGGCTACGCCGGAGGTGGCGCGAGCTGATCCGTAATGAAGTGGCAGAGACGGTGACCACGGAGGAGGCACTGGAAGAGGAAATGGCGAGTCTGCGAGAGGTGCTGCGGGGCTGAAAGAGTACTATTTTGGGGCGATTCTGAATTTTTTTGCCACGCGGGTCTGCGGATGCGGATGCAGGAGGGTGAATCCACATCCTTATTTCAATGATCAAAACACATTACGACCTCCGCCTTGTTTCACTTTTTCTACTCAGTGTCGCTGTGGTGAGCATGACAACTCAGGCGGCCACGATCACGAATGGCTCCTTTGAGACGAATACCTCCAGTTCAACCTATCAGTCGCTGTATTCTGGATGGGGTGGCACAATTACTGGGTGGGATTTCTCCACCTCACCTACGGCGGTGCTGATCGGAAACACCTCAGGCTATGAATACGCTACGCCGTATGGGGACTGGCAGATCGATCTGACAGGGGCGGATAATGTCGCTGGACCATGGGCGGAGACGACCATCACAGGGCTCGATGTAGGGCAGCTTTATGATGTGAATTTCTTTTTTGGCTCAAGCACGGCATGGACGGGCGGTGGTCTGCCAGGGGTGCGTCTGACGATCGACGGTAGCTACTCACAAGACTTCACCCATAATCCCACGAGTACCATGGAGTGGGTGAGTAAGACGTATAGTTTTACCGCTTCTGCGAGCTCGCAGGCGCTACGTTTTACAAACATCTCGACCGGGTTTAATGGCCTGGCGAATATCGATAACATCAGCATTAGCGCTGCTGCCGTACCTGAGCCTGGACGAGTGGTTTTGATGATAGGTGGACTCTGTGGTGTTGCCTTGCGCCGCCGCAAGCAGGTCTAAGTTCCTTCGCGGGTGAAATTTTCGTGCTTGGCGCCGGTGCCGAGTAT is a genomic window of Verrucomicrobiaceae bacterium containing:
- the xylA gene encoding xylose isomerase gives rise to the protein MNEAFPDIQKIQFEGPKSRNPLAFKHYNADEVVGGKKMRDHMRFGVAYWHAMRNSLSDPFGSGTAQRPWDDGTDSVANAQRRVWACFEFMDKLGVDYYCFHDRDVAPELGSLSESNKAFDAVADELEKAQKQTGKKLLWGTACLFSHPRYCQGASTSPNANVFAYAAAQVKKAMEVTHRLGGEGYTFWGGREGYATLWNTDMKREVDHLAAFLHMAVEHKKKIGYQGPFYIEPKPREPSTHQYDSDAAACLNFLREHGLMEHFKLNIETNHATLAGHTMRHELQVAAAAGALGSIDANTGDELIGWDTDQFPTNIYLTTQIMLEVLKMGGFTTGGLNFDAKTRRESFEPVDLFHAHIGGMDAFARGLKIAHAIIEDGRLDGIIKQRYSTFDSGIGAKIEKGEVGFAELEAYTLANGEPMIASGRQEMCENLINEYL
- a CDS encoding FHA domain-containing protein: MRIGSLYDQTGYDHREINATITKLPYRIGRSHFDTAVSSLARNELSIDDVAPYHLSRNHCEIDFESGHFILRDRGSKLGSYVNGEHISVDSGKIASTLQNGTNTIILGNEHSPHRFELTVEVLS
- a CDS encoding cyclic nucleotide-binding domain-containing protein is translated as MPSEHFQPGQIIFKEGEKSHDAYYLVQGEVEISIFGPHGKQTLAKIGPGEIFGEMGMIMDRPRSATATALDSVLVETITESEFESYFLQNPARLHTYLSTLFDRIRKTDLLLQISGAATPPAQKEPPHMSQSIACASARSMIRRAMITAR
- a CDS encoding PEP-CTERM sorting domain-containing protein (PEP-CTERM proteins occur, often in large numbers, in the proteomes of bacteria that also encode an exosortase, a predicted intramembrane cysteine proteinase. The presence of a PEP-CTERM domain at a protein's C-terminus predicts cleavage within the sorting domain, followed by covalent anchoring to some some component of the (usually Gram-negative) cell surface. Many PEP-CTERM proteins exhibit an unusual sequence composition that includes large numbers of potential glycosylation sites. Expression of one such protein has been shown restore the ability of a bacterium to form floc, a type of biofilm.): MIKTHYDLRLVSLFLLSVAVVSMTTQAATITNGSFETNTSSSTYQSLYSGWGGTITGWDFSTSPTAVLIGNTSGYEYATPYGDWQIDLTGADNVAGPWAETTITGLDVGQLYDVNFFFGSSTAWTGGGLPGVRLTIDGSYSQDFTHNPTSTMEWVSKTYSFTASASSQALRFTNISTGFNGLANIDNISISAAAVPEPGRVVLMIGGLCGVALRRRKQV